One genomic segment of Streptomyces sp. NBC_00239 includes these proteins:
- a CDS encoding endo-1,4-beta-xylanase — MGSHVIPPPAVRRKTGGLRAALVLGILGSAAVLVPPLTSHAAESTLGGAAAQSGRYFGTAIASGRLGDPAYTTIAGREFNSVTPENEMKIDATEPQQGQFNFAAGDRVYNWAVQNGKQVRGHTLAWHSQQPGWMQNLSGSALRQAMTNHINGVMAHYKGKIVQWDVVNEAFEDGTSGARRNSNLQRTGNDWIEVAFRTARAADPAAKLCYNDYNVENWTWAKTQAMYAMVRDFKQRGVPIDCVGFQSHFNNDSPYNGNFRTTLQSFAALGVDVAVTELDIQGASAATYANVANDCLAVPRCLGITVWGVRDTDSWRSEQSPLLFDGNGSKKPAYTSVLNALNAGSSTPTPTPSPGSGQIKGVGSGRCLDVPGASTTDGTQVNLWDCNNRTNQQWSYTAGGELRVYGNKCLDAAGTGNGTKVQIYGCWGGDNQKWRLNSDGSIVGVQSGLCLDATGNATANGTLIQLYSCSGGSNQRWTRT; from the coding sequence ATGGGCTCACACGTCATTCCCCCGCCCGCCGTCCGTCGGAAGACCGGCGGTCTTCGTGCGGCCCTGGTCCTCGGCATCCTCGGTTCGGCCGCCGTGCTGGTGCCGCCGCTGACCTCACACGCCGCCGAGAGCACGCTCGGTGGTGCAGCGGCGCAGAGCGGCCGGTACTTCGGCACCGCCATCGCCTCGGGCAGGCTGGGCGACCCGGCGTACACGACGATCGCCGGCCGCGAGTTCAACTCGGTGACGCCCGAGAACGAGATGAAGATCGACGCCACCGAACCCCAGCAGGGCCAGTTCAACTTCGCCGCCGGTGACCGCGTCTACAACTGGGCGGTACAGAACGGCAAGCAGGTACGCGGCCACACCCTGGCCTGGCATTCCCAGCAGCCCGGCTGGATGCAGAACCTCAGCGGCAGCGCGCTGCGCCAGGCGATGACCAACCACATCAACGGCGTGATGGCCCACTACAAGGGCAAGATCGTCCAGTGGGACGTCGTGAACGAGGCCTTCGAAGACGGCACTTCGGGAGCCCGGCGGAACTCCAACCTGCAGCGCACCGGCAACGACTGGATCGAGGTCGCCTTCCGCACCGCGCGCGCCGCCGACCCGGCCGCCAAGCTCTGCTACAACGACTACAACGTCGAGAACTGGACGTGGGCCAAAACCCAGGCGATGTACGCCATGGTCCGGGACTTCAAGCAGCGCGGCGTGCCGATCGACTGCGTCGGGTTCCAGTCCCACTTCAACAACGACAGCCCGTACAACGGCAACTTCCGCACCACCCTGCAGAGTTTCGCCGCCCTCGGCGTCGATGTGGCCGTCACCGAACTCGACATCCAGGGCGCCTCGGCCGCGACCTACGCCAACGTGGCCAACGACTGCCTGGCCGTCCCGCGCTGCCTCGGCATCACCGTCTGGGGTGTGCGCGACACCGATTCCTGGCGATCGGAGCAATCGCCGCTGCTGTTCGACGGCAACGGCAGCAAGAAGCCCGCCTACACCTCCGTGCTCAACGCACTCAACGCCGGTTCCTCCACCCCCACTCCGACCCCTTCGCCCGGTTCTGGACAGATCAAGGGCGTCGGGTCGGGCCGCTGCCTGGACGTGCCCGGTGCCAGCACCACCGACGGCACCCAGGTCAACCTGTGGGACTGCAACAACCGCACCAACCAGCAGTGGTCGTACACCGCCGGAGGCGAGCTCAGGGTCTACGGCAACAAGTGCCTGGACGCGGCCGGCACCGGCAACGGCACCAAGGTCCAGATCTACGGCTGCTGGGGCGGCGACAACCAGAAATGGCGCCTCAACTCCGACGGATCCATCGTCGGAGTCCAGTCCGGCCTCTGCCTCGACGCCACCGGCAACGCCACCGCCAACGGCACCCTGATCCAGCTCTACTCCTGCTCGGGCGGCAGCAACCAGCGCTGGACCCGCACCTGA
- a CDS encoding MFS transporter — protein MTDLQSSGAATGTGDRSRPRAVLPALCATQITSWGIVYYAFPVLLPRLTADTGWSVNAATAAFSLALLVSALAGIPIGRILDRRGPRAVMTFGSVIGALALLLIAAAPNLTVFTCGWIVAGVAMAATFYPPAFAALTRWWGPDRVRALTIVTLAGGLASTVFAPLTAALAEHLTWRATYVVLAVTLAAVTIPAHALALRAPWPPAPPALRSIDRTPVARSRPFLLLAVAFTLSGFAMYAVVMGIIPLLTARGAGATTAAWALGLGGAGQTLGRTLYAALATRTSVTTRTVTLIALGGATTASLAFVPGPLPLLVLLAILAGVVRGNLTLLQATAVTDRWGTTHYGRLSGLLGAPAHIAAALAPWAGAALAGPLGGYPHLFAALAALSAVAACLALAASGKSRSQ, from the coding sequence GTGACCGACCTCCAAAGCAGCGGGGCCGCGACCGGTACGGGGGACCGGTCGCGGCCCCGCGCCGTGCTCCCCGCCCTCTGCGCCACCCAGATCACCAGCTGGGGCATCGTCTACTACGCCTTCCCCGTCCTGCTCCCACGCCTGACGGCCGACACCGGCTGGTCCGTCAACGCGGCCACCGCCGCCTTCTCCCTCGCCCTCCTCGTCTCGGCGCTCGCCGGCATCCCCATCGGTCGGATCCTCGACCGCCGGGGCCCGCGCGCGGTGATGACCTTCGGGTCCGTGATCGGCGCCCTGGCCCTCCTCCTGATCGCAGCGGCCCCGAACCTGACGGTCTTCACCTGCGGTTGGATCGTCGCGGGTGTCGCCATGGCCGCCACCTTCTACCCGCCGGCCTTCGCCGCCCTCACCCGCTGGTGGGGCCCCGACCGCGTCCGGGCCCTGACGATCGTCACTCTCGCGGGCGGCCTGGCCTCCACCGTCTTCGCACCGCTGACCGCCGCCCTCGCCGAACACCTCACCTGGCGGGCCACCTACGTCGTCCTGGCCGTGACCCTCGCCGCCGTCACCATCCCCGCCCACGCCCTCGCCCTGCGCGCGCCCTGGCCCCCCGCGCCGCCGGCCCTGCGCTCGATCGACCGCACCCCGGTAGCGCGCAGCCGACCCTTCCTCCTCCTGGCCGTCGCCTTCACGCTCTCCGGCTTCGCCATGTACGCCGTCGTGATGGGCATCATCCCGCTCCTCACCGCACGCGGCGCCGGCGCGACAACCGCCGCCTGGGCCCTCGGACTCGGCGGCGCCGGCCAGACCCTGGGCCGCACCCTCTACGCGGCTCTGGCAACCCGTACGTCCGTCACGACCCGCACCGTCACGCTCATCGCCCTCGGCGGCGCGACCACCGCATCCCTGGCCTTCGTCCCGGGCCCGCTGCCCCTGCTGGTCCTCCTCGCGATCCTGGCCGGAGTCGTACGCGGCAACCTGACCCTGCTCCAGGCCACCGCCGTCACCGACCGCTGGGGAACCACCCACTACGGCCGCCTCTCCGGCCTCCTCGGCGCACCCGCCCACATCGCCGCCGCCCTGGCCCCCTGGGCCGGCGCCGCCCTCGCAGGCCCACTCGGCGGCTACCCCCACCTCTTCGCAGCCCTGGCCGCACTCTCCGCCGTAGCCGCCTGCCTCGCCCTGGCGGCCTCCGGGAAAAGCCGCAGCCAGTGA
- a CDS encoding ArsO family NAD(P)H-dependent flavin-containing monooxygenase → MTRRTDVVVIGGGQSGLAAGYHLRRLGIEHVILDAQATPGGAWQHTWDSLRLFSPAAYASLPGRLMPVQAGEVYPDAAHVVAYLADYEKRYELPIQHGVWVESVRRDGPFLRVETDSGSWRARAVVSATGTWTRPFIPAVAGRRAYEGRQLHTVQYGRPEEFAGRQVIVVGGGNSGAQIAADLAGTAELTWVTRRPPRYLADDIDGRALFDHATARRRALDEGRTDTGGVASLGDIVAVPPVRAARDAGLLHTKPMFTRLTPTGVEWADGTRAEADAVIWCTGFRPALAHFAALRLRGARGHIATEGTRALDEPRLHLLGYGDWTGPASATLIGVGRPARDCAREIASLLS, encoded by the coding sequence ATGACGCGGCGCACGGATGTGGTGGTGATCGGCGGCGGCCAGTCCGGGCTCGCCGCCGGCTACCACCTGCGCCGCCTGGGCATCGAGCACGTCATCCTCGACGCCCAGGCGACGCCGGGCGGGGCCTGGCAGCACACCTGGGATTCCCTGCGACTGTTCTCGCCCGCCGCGTATGCGTCGCTGCCCGGCCGTCTCATGCCCGTTCAAGCGGGCGAGGTCTACCCGGACGCAGCTCATGTCGTCGCCTACCTCGCCGACTACGAGAAGCGGTACGAGCTGCCGATCCAGCACGGGGTGTGGGTCGAGAGCGTGCGGCGCGACGGTCCGTTCCTGCGGGTCGAGACCGACTCGGGCTCCTGGCGGGCCCGAGCGGTCGTCAGCGCGACCGGCACCTGGACCCGCCCGTTCATCCCGGCCGTCGCGGGCCGCCGCGCGTACGAGGGCCGTCAGCTCCACACGGTCCAGTACGGGCGCCCCGAGGAGTTCGCCGGGCGGCAGGTGATCGTCGTGGGCGGCGGGAACTCCGGCGCCCAGATCGCCGCCGACCTCGCCGGCACCGCCGAGCTGACCTGGGTCACCCGGCGCCCGCCCCGCTACCTCGCCGACGACATCGACGGCCGCGCCCTCTTCGACCACGCGACCGCCCGCCGCCGCGCCCTCGACGAAGGCCGCACCGACACCGGCGGAGTCGCCTCCCTCGGCGACATCGTGGCCGTACCGCCGGTCCGTGCCGCCCGCGACGCCGGTCTCCTGCACACGAAACCGATGTTCACCCGCCTCACCCCGACCGGCGTGGAGTGGGCGGACGGCACCCGTGCAGAGGCCGACGCCGTCATCTGGTGCACGGGCTTCCGCCCCGCCCTCGCCCACTTCGCCGCCCTGCGCCTGCGCGGCGCCCGCGGCCACATCGCCACCGAAGGCACCCGCGCCCTCGACGAACCGCGCCTGCACCTGCTCGGATACGGCGACTGGACCGGCCCGGCCTCCGCCACCCTCATCGGCGTCGGCCGGCCCGCCCGCGACTGCGCCCGCGAGATCGCATCTCTGCTGTCCTGA
- a CDS encoding MIP/aquaporin family protein, with translation MTATEPVGTAPTADTVIAADSPQPAPGATPPHTPLIARAAAELVGTAALVAIVVGSGIQATKLTDDVALQLLANSTATVFGLGVLIALLGPVSGAHFNPAVTLAEWWTARRGGAGVSVREVAVYVPSQIVGAIAGAILADAMFGEPLVKWSTHDRSAGNLLLGEVVATAGLILLIFGLARTDRLRFAPVAVASYIGAAYWFTSSTSFANPAVTIGRAFTDTFAGIAPASVAGFIGMQLIGVVVGLALVAVVFMPGKTDTEAPAA, from the coding sequence TTGACCGCCACCGAGCCCGTCGGCACCGCCCCCACCGCGGACACCGTCATAGCCGCCGACAGCCCCCAGCCCGCACCCGGCGCGACCCCGCCCCACACCCCGCTGATCGCCCGCGCCGCCGCCGAGCTGGTCGGCACCGCGGCCCTCGTCGCCATCGTGGTCGGCTCGGGCATCCAGGCCACGAAGCTCACCGACGACGTGGCGCTCCAGCTGCTGGCCAACTCCACCGCCACCGTGTTCGGGCTCGGCGTGCTCATCGCGCTCCTCGGGCCGGTCTCCGGCGCGCACTTCAACCCGGCCGTCACGCTCGCCGAGTGGTGGACCGCCCGCCGCGGCGGAGCCGGCGTCAGTGTCCGCGAGGTGGCCGTGTACGTACCCTCCCAGATCGTCGGCGCCATCGCGGGCGCGATCCTGGCGGACGCGATGTTCGGCGAGCCGCTGGTGAAGTGGTCCACCCACGACCGCTCCGCCGGGAACCTCCTCCTCGGCGAGGTCGTCGCCACCGCAGGGCTGATCCTGCTGATCTTCGGCCTGGCCAGGACGGACCGGCTGCGCTTCGCGCCCGTCGCCGTCGCCTCGTACATCGGCGCCGCCTACTGGTTCACGTCCTCCACCTCCTTCGCCAACCCGGCGGTGACGATCGGCCGTGCCTTCACGGACACGTTCGCGGGCATCGCCCCTGCCTCCGTCGCCGGCTTCATCGGCATGCAGTTGATCGGCGTCGTGGTCGGTCTGGCCTTGGTGGCGGTCGTCTTCATGCCCGGCAAGACGGACACCGAGGCGCCCGCGGCATGA
- a CDS encoding GNAT family N-acetyltransferase → MSITIAPLAEAHADQVLAIYQAGIDEGNATFETTAPTWQAFEAGKLPEHRFAAVGEDGKVLGWVAASAVSDRCAYAGVVEHSVYVHPAARGRGVALALLQALIESTESAGIWTIQSGIFPENRASLALHQRAGFRIIGTRERIGRHHGMWRDVVLLERRSAAVT, encoded by the coding sequence ATGAGCATCACCATCGCGCCGCTGGCCGAAGCGCACGCCGATCAGGTCCTGGCGATCTACCAAGCGGGGATCGACGAAGGCAACGCCACCTTCGAAACCACAGCCCCCACCTGGCAGGCATTCGAAGCGGGCAAGCTGCCGGAGCACCGCTTCGCCGCCGTCGGCGAGGACGGCAAGGTCCTCGGCTGGGTCGCGGCGAGCGCCGTTTCGGACCGGTGCGCATACGCAGGCGTGGTCGAGCACTCCGTCTACGTCCACCCCGCAGCCCGAGGGCGCGGTGTCGCCCTGGCCCTGCTCCAGGCCCTGATCGAGTCCACGGAATCGGCTGGGATCTGGACGATCCAGTCCGGCATCTTCCCCGAGAACCGCGCGAGCCTGGCCCTCCACCAGCGGGCCGGCTTCCGGATCATCGGGACCCGCGAGCGCATCGGCCGCCACCACGGCATGTGGCGCGACGTGGTCCTGCTGGAGCGCCGCAGCGCCGCCGTCACCTGA
- a CDS encoding ArsR/SmtB family transcription factor, translating into MTTKVLPLLAPQDAAACCPPLSERPLTAEEAERTAGMFKALGDPVRLRLFSLVASHEGGEACVCDISDVGVSQPTVSHHLKKLREAGLLSSERRGTWVYYRVEPSVLAAMGQLLTRAAAA; encoded by the coding sequence ATGACTACGAAGGTGTTGCCGCTGCTGGCGCCGCAGGACGCGGCGGCGTGCTGCCCGCCCCTGTCCGAGCGCCCGCTGACGGCCGAGGAGGCCGAGCGGACCGCCGGTATGTTCAAGGCCCTGGGCGACCCGGTCCGCCTCAGGCTGTTCTCGCTGGTCGCCTCGCACGAGGGCGGCGAGGCATGCGTGTGCGACATCTCCGACGTGGGCGTCTCCCAGCCGACGGTCTCCCATCACCTGAAGAAGCTGCGGGAGGCCGGGCTGCTGTCCTCCGAGCGGCGCGGCACCTGGGTGTACTACCGGGTCGAGCCCTCGGTGCTCGCCGCCATGGGACAGCTGCTGACCCGCGCGGCTGCCGCATGA
- a CDS encoding ArsR/SmtB family transcription factor: MMTSVDTDLIRVLADPLRLQIVTLLARETLCTTHLVEETGAKQTNLSNHLKVLREAGVVETEPCGRFTYYRLRPEVIEGLAGQFADLATTARATADANLKRSCP, encoded by the coding sequence ATGATGACGTCAGTCGACACTGATCTGATCCGGGTACTGGCCGACCCGCTCAGGCTCCAGATCGTGACCCTGCTCGCGCGCGAGACCCTCTGCACCACCCACCTCGTGGAAGAGACGGGCGCCAAGCAGACGAACCTCTCCAACCACCTGAAGGTGCTGCGCGAGGCCGGGGTCGTCGAGACGGAGCCATGCGGGCGGTTCACCTACTACCGCCTGCGCCCGGAAGTCATCGAAGGCCTCGCCGGTCAGTTCGCCGACCTCGCCACGACCGCTCGTGCCACCGCCGACGCGAACCTCAAGCGGTCCTGCCCCTAG
- a CDS encoding glycoside hydrolase family 43 protein has protein sequence MTGFFGDPVLPGFRPDPSVCRVGADYYLVTSSFEWFPGLPVFHSRDLLNWRRIGSALDRASQLDLDGCAPSRGLFAPTIRHHDGVFHLVCTLMDGPGHFVVTATDPAGPWSQPHWLDGEGFDPSLFFDDGPDGGDGRAWFTAARVLDEAAGRTEIWMREYLPRERRLTGPEHVLWSGSRPGARWSEAPHLYKIDGSYLLLTAEGGTDVDHSVVAARADRVTGPYEGAPGNPMLPPAEGPVTCTGHADLVQTPHGDWRAVLLGVRPGSALGRATFLSRITWDDGWPVFSPVVHTDPRRPLHDGFTTLSPDWSTLRTPPARQFWTTGDGLRLQLRPERLGERTVPSLLARPQEQSDCDVSTELHFTPTAPDEQAGLAVVLDDDTHLLFLRTTQGLSLRRGPEVLARSPVAPGPVRLGVRIRGFSHTFAHAAPDGAWEDLATVEATFLTPLFTSVQLGLYATSNGRPSTNQAHFTSFDITYPSRQEPPGH, from the coding sequence ATGACCGGGTTCTTCGGTGATCCCGTGCTGCCCGGGTTCCGGCCCGACCCGTCGGTCTGCCGAGTGGGGGCGGACTACTACCTGGTGACGTCCAGCTTCGAATGGTTCCCGGGCCTCCCCGTGTTCCACAGCCGCGATCTCCTGAACTGGCGGCGCATCGGCTCCGCACTCGACCGGGCGTCCCAACTCGACCTCGACGGGTGCGCGCCCTCACGGGGCCTGTTCGCGCCGACGATCCGACACCATGACGGGGTCTTCCATCTCGTCTGCACGCTGATGGACGGCCCCGGCCACTTCGTCGTCACGGCGACCGACCCGGCGGGGCCCTGGTCGCAGCCGCACTGGCTGGACGGCGAGGGCTTCGACCCGTCGCTGTTCTTCGACGACGGGCCGGACGGCGGCGACGGCCGGGCCTGGTTCACCGCCGCCCGCGTGCTGGACGAGGCCGCCGGCCGCACCGAGATCTGGATGCGCGAATACCTTCCCCGCGAACGACGGCTCACGGGACCGGAGCACGTCCTGTGGTCCGGAAGCCGTCCGGGCGCCCGGTGGTCGGAAGCCCCGCACCTCTACAAGATCGACGGCTCCTATCTCCTGCTCACCGCCGAGGGCGGCACCGACGTGGACCACAGCGTGGTGGCCGCCCGCGCCGACCGCGTGACCGGCCCCTACGAGGGCGCCCCCGGCAACCCGATGCTCCCACCCGCCGAGGGCCCGGTCACCTGCACCGGACACGCCGACCTCGTCCAGACCCCGCACGGTGACTGGCGGGCCGTCCTCCTGGGCGTCCGCCCCGGCTCCGCCCTCGGCCGCGCGACCTTCCTCAGCCGGATCACCTGGGACGACGGCTGGCCGGTCTTCTCCCCCGTCGTCCACACCGACCCTCGCCGCCCCCTCCACGACGGCTTCACCACCCTCTCCCCCGACTGGAGCACCCTGCGCACCCCACCCGCGCGGCAGTTCTGGACCACCGGCGACGGGCTCCGCCTCCAGCTCCGCCCCGAACGCCTCGGCGAACGCACCGTCCCGTCCCTCCTGGCCCGCCCCCAGGAACAGTCCGACTGCGACGTGTCCACCGAACTGCACTTCACCCCCACCGCACCGGACGAACAGGCGGGCCTCGCCGTGGTCCTCGACGACGACACCCATCTCCTCTTCCTTCGCACCACTCAAGGACTCAGCCTCCGGCGCGGGCCCGAGGTACTGGCCCGCAGTCCCGTCGCCCCGGGCCCCGTGCGCCTGGGGGTCCGCATCCGCGGCTTCAGCCACACCTTCGCCCACGCGGCTCCGGACGGCGCCTGGGAGGACCTGGCCACCGTCGAAGCCACCTTCCTCACCCCGCTGTTCACCAGCGTCCAGCTCGGCCTCTACGCCACCTCAAACGGCCGCCCCTCCACGAACCAAGCCCACTTCACGTCGTTCGACATCACGTACCCGAGCCGGCAGGAACCGCCTGGACACTAG
- a CDS encoding NAD(P)-binding domain-containing protein has protein sequence MNASTEALPVVVIGAGPIGLAAAARLIERDIEPLVLEAGPAAASAVRDWSHVRLFSTWSEVVDPEAEKLLAPTGWVKPDGATYPSGGDWAERYLQPLADVLGDRVRYNATVTGVSRAGRDRIVDADREAQPFVIHLTGPGGEERIFARAVIDASGTWSTPSPAGGSGLAALGEKAASDRISYRVPDLKDPAVRTRYAGKRTAVIGSGASAFTALAYLADLAKDEQGTHAQWILRRGISGSTFGGGNADQLPARGALGLAAKAAVDDGYADAVTGFRTDAIEKTGDGRLILVGEDGRRLDPVDEVIVLTGLRPDLTFLDELRLGLDERLQAPIALAPLIDPNQHSCGTVYPHGVNELSHPEKDVYLVGMKSYGRAPTFLAMTGYEQVRSIVAHLAGDQEAAERVELTLPETGVCGGAGLFDQPAAAEETGGGCCAAPATLTIGVGAPARTGGC, from the coding sequence GTGAACGCATCCACCGAAGCCCTGCCCGTCGTCGTGATCGGCGCCGGCCCGATCGGACTCGCCGCGGCTGCCCGCCTCATCGAACGGGACATCGAGCCGCTGGTCCTGGAGGCCGGACCGGCCGCCGCGTCCGCCGTGCGCGACTGGTCGCACGTACGCCTCTTCTCCACCTGGTCCGAGGTCGTCGACCCCGAGGCCGAGAAGCTGCTCGCCCCTACCGGCTGGGTCAAGCCGGACGGTGCCACCTACCCGTCCGGTGGCGACTGGGCCGAGCGCTACCTCCAGCCCCTGGCCGACGTCCTCGGCGACCGAGTCCGCTACAACGCGACCGTCACCGGCGTCTCCCGGGCCGGCCGGGACCGCATCGTCGACGCCGACCGTGAGGCCCAGCCCTTCGTCATCCACCTCACCGGCCCCGGCGGCGAGGAGCGGATCTTCGCCCGCGCCGTGATCGACGCCTCGGGAACCTGGTCCACCCCCAGCCCGGCCGGAGGCAGCGGCCTCGCAGCTCTCGGCGAGAAGGCTGCGTCCGACCGGATCTCCTACCGCGTCCCCGACCTGAAGGACCCGGCCGTCCGCACCCGCTACGCCGGCAAGCGCACCGCCGTCATCGGCTCCGGAGCCTCGGCCTTCACCGCCCTCGCCTACCTCGCCGACCTCGCGAAGGACGAGCAGGGCACCCACGCGCAGTGGATCCTGCGCCGAGGCATCTCAGGCTCCACCTTCGGCGGCGGCAACGCGGACCAGCTCCCCGCCCGCGGCGCCCTCGGCCTCGCAGCCAAGGCCGCCGTCGACGACGGGTACGCGGACGCCGTCACCGGCTTCCGCACCGACGCCATCGAGAAGACCGGGGACGGCCGCCTGATCCTCGTGGGCGAGGACGGCCGCCGCCTGGACCCGGTCGACGAGGTCATCGTCCTCACCGGCCTCCGCCCCGACCTCACCTTCCTCGACGAGCTGCGTCTCGGCCTGGACGAGCGCCTCCAGGCCCCCATTGCCCTGGCCCCGCTGATCGACCCCAACCAGCACTCCTGCGGCACCGTCTACCCCCACGGCGTCAACGAGCTCTCCCACCCGGAGAAGGACGTCTACCTCGTCGGCATGAAGTCCTACGGCCGCGCCCCCACCTTCCTCGCCATGACCGGCTACGAGCAGGTCCGCTCCATCGTCGCCCACCTCGCCGGCGACCAGGAAGCCGCAGAGCGCGTCGAACTCACCCTCCCCGAGACCGGAGTCTGCGGCGGCGCCGGCCTCTTCGACCAGCCCGCCGCAGCCGAGGAAACCGGCGGAGGCTGCTGCGCCGCCCCCGCCACGCTCACCATCGGCGTCGGCGCCCCGGCCCGCACCGGCGGCTGCTGA
- a CDS encoding beta-glucosidase, with amino-acid sequence MTEPWRDPLLPVSVRVADLLKRMTLEEKAGQLTGFWALPSDPGAPVAPMEDDSGESAPGLDDIVTHGLGQLTRVYGTAPITAEAGMERLASLQRKVTGSGRFGIPAVAHEECLTGFMTFGATVFPGPLAWGASFDPGLVRRMANAIGTGMRRVGVHQGLAPVLDVVRDYRWGRTEECIGEDPYLVGAIGTAYVQGLESAGIVATLKHFAGYSASRGGRNMAPVSSGPREFADVLVEPFVRALREGGARSVMNSYTDVDGVPVAADERLLTELLRDELGFGGVVVADYYAVSFLETRHGVTGSRGAAGALALTAGIDVELPTARCYGEPLTELVRSGDVPEELVDRAAERVLRQKAELGLLDPGWEPVKPEPVDLDPPENRALARLLAERSTVLLANDGTLPLRPCRIAITGPYADDPQSFLGCYSFPNHVALPGDLGLPIPTLGEALTAAGFTITEDDPDVNVLLLGDRAGMFGRGTSGEGCDAETLDLPGDQAALASAVLDSEVPTVLVLVSGRPYALGTLAERASAVVQAFFPGEEGGPALARIISGAAEPSGRLPVSIPRQVGGQPGTYLHGRLGGHTDWSSVDPTPLFPFGHGLSWTDFTCSELSVDPVAATDGAVAVSVTARNVGDVTGTEVVQLYLSDPVASVVRPQRWLAGFARVELQPGAAARVTFTVHADRTSFTGIDLRRRVEPGEIGVAVGRSSGDLPLQGSFTLEGPVRHPAADRALSVPVDIVPVP; translated from the coding sequence TTGACCGAGCCCTGGCGTGACCCTCTCCTGCCCGTTTCCGTGCGCGTCGCCGATCTGCTGAAACGGATGACACTGGAGGAGAAGGCGGGTCAGCTCACCGGCTTCTGGGCACTGCCCTCGGATCCGGGGGCACCGGTCGCGCCGATGGAGGACGATTCCGGCGAGTCCGCGCCCGGCCTCGACGACATCGTCACCCACGGGCTCGGCCAGCTCACCCGGGTGTACGGCACCGCGCCGATCACAGCGGAAGCCGGAATGGAGCGGCTCGCCTCGCTCCAGCGGAAGGTGACCGGATCCGGCCGATTCGGGATCCCGGCGGTCGCTCACGAGGAGTGCCTGACCGGGTTCATGACGTTCGGGGCGACTGTCTTCCCCGGACCACTGGCCTGGGGCGCATCCTTCGATCCCGGGCTCGTGCGCCGGATGGCCAACGCCATCGGCACGGGGATGCGGCGGGTCGGCGTCCACCAAGGGCTGGCTCCGGTGCTCGACGTGGTCCGCGACTACCGGTGGGGCAGGACCGAGGAATGCATCGGCGAGGATCCCTACCTCGTCGGAGCGATCGGCACCGCCTACGTGCAGGGCTTGGAAAGCGCCGGGATCGTGGCGACGCTCAAGCACTTCGCCGGGTACTCGGCCTCGCGCGGCGGCCGGAACATGGCCCCCGTCTCCTCGGGTCCGCGCGAGTTCGCCGACGTATTGGTCGAGCCTTTCGTGCGGGCGCTGCGCGAGGGGGGCGCCCGCTCGGTGATGAACAGTTACACCGACGTGGACGGCGTCCCGGTGGCCGCCGACGAACGGCTGCTGACCGAACTGCTCAGGGACGAGCTCGGTTTCGGCGGTGTGGTCGTCGCCGACTACTACGCCGTCTCCTTCCTGGAGACGCGGCACGGCGTCACAGGATCACGCGGCGCGGCCGGCGCACTGGCGTTGACCGCCGGAATCGACGTCGAGCTGCCCACGGCCCGCTGCTACGGCGAGCCGCTGACCGAACTCGTCCGGTCGGGAGACGTGCCCGAGGAACTCGTCGACCGGGCCGCGGAACGGGTCCTGCGGCAGAAGGCCGAGCTCGGCCTGCTCGACCCCGGCTGGGAACCCGTCAAGCCCGAGCCGGTCGACCTCGACCCGCCGGAGAACCGGGCACTGGCCAGGCTCCTGGCCGAACGGTCCACCGTGCTGCTCGCCAACGACGGCACCCTGCCGCTGCGCCCGTGCCGGATCGCGATCACCGGTCCGTACGCCGACGACCCCCAGTCCTTCCTCGGCTGCTACTCCTTCCCCAACCACGTCGCACTGCCCGGCGACCTCGGGCTGCCCATTCCGACGCTCGGCGAAGCACTCACCGCTGCCGGGTTCACGATCACCGAAGACGATCCGGACGTGAACGTGCTGCTGCTCGGGGACCGGGCGGGCATGTTCGGCCGGGGCACGTCCGGAGAGGGTTGCGACGCCGAGACCCTCGACCTGCCCGGCGACCAGGCCGCACTCGCCTCCGCCGTCCTGGACTCCGAAGTGCCGACCGTCCTGGTCCTCGTCTCCGGACGGCCCTACGCGCTCGGCACGCTGGCCGAGCGCGCATCGGCCGTGGTGCAGGCCTTCTTCCCCGGCGAGGAGGGCGGGCCGGCACTGGCCCGGATCATCAGCGGGGCTGCGGAACCCTCCGGGCGGCTGCCCGTCTCCATCCCCCGCCAGGTCGGCGGCCAGCCCGGCACGTACCTGCACGGCAGGCTCGGCGGGCACACCGACTGGAGCTCGGTGGACCCGACCCCGCTGTTCCCCTTCGGACACGGGCTGAGCTGGACCGACTTCACCTGCTCGGAGCTCTCGGTGGATCCCGTCGCCGCGACGGACGGGGCCGTCGCCGTTTCGGTCACCGCACGCAACGTCGGCGACGTGACCGGAACCGAGGTGGTCCAGCTGTACCTCTCCGACCCCGTGGCGTCCGTCGTCAGGCCGCAGCGGTGGCTCGCCGGATTCGCCAGGGTCGAGCTACAGCCGGGCGCGGCCGCCCGGGTCACCTTCACCGTCCATGCCGACCGGACCTCCTTCACCGGGATCGACCTGCGCAGAAGAGTGGAGCCCGGGGAGATCGGCGTGGCCGTCGGACGGTCCAGCGGAGATCTTCCGCTCCAGGGCTCCTTCACCCTGGAGGGCCCCGTACGTCACCCGGCGGCCGACCGGGCGCTGTCCGTGCCGGTCGACATCGTCCCGGTCCCATGA